A region of Paenibacillus sp. JNUCC-31 DNA encodes the following proteins:
- the ytvI gene encoding sporulation integral membrane protein YtvI, with amino-acid sequence MDRIIMKRLLRGIWVIVATLLIAVAIYLLLPLLYPFVIAWIIAYAMNPLVNLLQHKARFPRWLAVTFSLIVYCGAIVVVLSAAVTRMVKEVISLTTSFDLHVDEIKATFVRWTQNDTIQSLIGQINEFYKENPNYQETINSNISKTTETVGTAVTDLVTGFFNMILNLLTSLPNMGAVLIVVLLSTFFISKSWARHSVTVSGWVPSSIRKPISDIWNDLKKALFGYARAQLIMISITALFVMIGLLILQVKSAFTIALLIGLVDLLPYLGVGLVMVPWAAYLFMNGDLYLGIGISVVYLIVLIARQIIEPKVLASSVGLDPLATLVGMFVGLKLFGVLGLIIGPVSLVILDAFNRANVFRDLRTYIINGRVR; translated from the coding sequence TTGGATAGAATCATTATGAAACGCTTATTACGCGGCATATGGGTGATTGTTGCTACCCTTCTGATTGCCGTTGCTATATACTTGCTGCTTCCGCTGTTATATCCCTTCGTCATCGCATGGATTATCGCCTATGCAATGAATCCGTTGGTAAATTTGCTTCAGCATAAGGCCCGATTCCCGCGGTGGTTGGCCGTAACCTTTTCACTGATCGTATATTGCGGAGCCATTGTTGTCGTGTTGTCCGCTGCTGTAACCCGCATGGTGAAAGAAGTCATTTCCTTGACGACAAGCTTTGATCTTCATGTCGATGAGATCAAGGCAACGTTCGTCCGCTGGACTCAGAATGATACGATTCAGAGTTTGATTGGACAGATCAATGAATTTTACAAGGAAAATCCGAATTATCAGGAAACCATTAACAGCAATATTAGCAAAACAACCGAAACGGTAGGTACAGCAGTAACAGACCTGGTCACTGGATTTTTCAACATGATCCTGAACCTGCTCACTTCCCTCCCTAATATGGGAGCGGTATTAATCGTTGTCCTTCTGTCGACGTTCTTTATAAGCAAAAGCTGGGCTCGGCACAGCGTTACCGTATCAGGATGGGTACCTTCATCCATTCGTAAGCCGATAAGTGACATATGGAACGATCTGAAAAAAGCGTTGTTCGGCTATGCACGGGCTCAGTTGATCATGATCTCTATCACTGCACTCTTTGTCATGATTGGATTGCTTATTTTACAGGTGAAGTCTGCCTTCACGATTGCTTTGCTTATTGGCCTCGTGGATCTGCTACCCTATCTCGGCGTTGGTCTCGTCATGGTTCCTTGGGCGGCATACCTATTTATGAACGGTGATCTGTACCTGGGGATTGGCATCAGCGTTGTATATCTCATCGTACTGATTGCCCGGCAGATCATTGAACCCAAAGTACTTGCCAGCAGTGTCGGCCTGGACCCACTAGCCACTCTGGTTGGCATGTTTGTCGGATTGAAGCTGTTCGGTGTGCTCGGTCTGATCATCGGACCTGTCAGCCTTGTTATCCTTGATGCATTCAATCGCGCAAATGTGTTTCGTGATCTTAGAACATACATTATTAACGGCCGCGTCCGATGA
- the mdh gene encoding malate dehydrogenase, with translation MTIQRKKITVVGAGFTGATTALMLAQKELGDVILVDIPQLENPTKGKALDMMEASPVQGFDSNIVGTSNYEDTAGSEIVIITAGIARKPGMSRDDLVNTNAGIVKSVCENVKKYCPDSIVIILSNPVDAMTYAAYQTLGFPKNRVIGQSGVLDTARYCTFIAQELNVSVEDVRGFVLGGHGDDMVPLVRYSSVGGIPIDTLISAERIESIVQRTRVGGGEIVNLLGNGSAYYAPAASLVQMTEAILKDKKRIIPVIAYLEGEYGYNDLFLGVPTILGGNGIEKIFELELTAEEKAGLDKSADSVRNVISVVNI, from the coding sequence GTGACTATTCAGCGCAAAAAAATCACAGTAGTCGGCGCCGGATTTACCGGAGCTACAACCGCTTTAATGCTTGCCCAGAAAGAACTCGGGGATGTTATTCTGGTTGATATTCCACAATTGGAAAACCCGACTAAAGGTAAAGCGCTCGACATGATGGAAGCGAGTCCTGTTCAGGGCTTCGACAGCAATATCGTCGGTACTTCCAACTACGAGGATACTGCAGGTTCAGAGATTGTTATCATTACAGCAGGTATTGCTCGCAAACCGGGTATGAGCCGTGATGATCTGGTCAATACGAACGCAGGAATCGTGAAGTCGGTTTGTGAAAATGTGAAAAAATATTGCCCTGATTCCATTGTCATTATTCTAAGCAACCCGGTAGATGCAATGACATATGCAGCTTATCAGACGCTTGGTTTCCCTAAAAACCGCGTAATCGGTCAGTCCGGTGTCCTGGATACGGCACGTTATTGCACATTCATTGCACAAGAGCTGAATGTATCGGTTGAAGATGTCCGGGGATTCGTTCTTGGCGGTCACGGAGACGATATGGTACCACTCGTTCGTTATTCCAGCGTTGGTGGTATTCCAATTGATACTCTTATCTCGGCAGAGCGCATTGAATCCATCGTACAACGCACACGTGTTGGCGGCGGTGAGATCGTAAACCTGCTTGGAAACGGCAGCGCATATTATGCACCTGCAGCTTCATTGGTGCAAATGACCGAAGCTATTTTGAAAGACAAAAAACGAATTATTCCGGTTATTGCTTACCTTGAAGGGGAATATGGCTACAATGACTTGTTCCTTGGTGTGCCAACCATTCTGGGTGGTAACGGAATCGAAAAAATCTTTGAACTGGAACTGACTGCTGAAGAAAAAGCGGGACTCGACAAATCTGCGGATTCGGTTCGTAACGTCATTTCAGTAGTAAATATCTAA
- a CDS encoding histidine kinase N-terminal 7TM domain-containing diguanylate cyclase, with amino-acid sequence MESHINSYITLVTTSAVLNVFLCLYTYFRRTEIPSSKIFILYTAALSIYTFGYAIELASSTLEQMKFWTVVEYIGMPFSASLGLMLMIQYTGKTLSKKATAALFVVPSITLIMVATNDFHHLFYKRVWLRENSAVPLMDITIGQWYVVHGAFTFSCLLCACLILIKQWKHTKKMYRRQLLTLITSQIIPMVAAFVYLLGLTPNGMDPVPVLMCLTSAMYIWAILSSRLLTIVPIAKDHIFESMREGVIVLDSSHRLVDYNKSLRDMLPELGLSMVGQHLNDIWHSLGGGPFPVEYDREGLQKDLYWQLKGETVCYQVRTSYVYNKDGQTVGTLIMLIDITEQRFLQEQLKQMAYFDGLTKIYNRTQFLHKGREILSEAQLNLRPAAFILFDIDYFKRINDTYGHDVGDQAIIHVVSVCNRYLSPEMLFARYGGEEFVIAVPHATLKDGEQLAEKLRVALLHNPLDVQDIRIPLTSSFGVAQYNGGSDSLESLLRDADTALYESKRNGRNTVFAHALSLS; translated from the coding sequence ATGGAATCGCACATTAATTCTTACATAACACTTGTTACCACTTCAGCTGTGCTGAATGTTTTTCTATGTTTATATACGTATTTTAGAAGAACCGAGATCCCCAGTTCGAAAATATTTATTCTTTATACAGCAGCACTATCTATTTACACATTTGGATACGCGATCGAGCTCGCCAGCAGCACACTGGAGCAAATGAAATTCTGGACGGTTGTGGAATACATCGGGATGCCTTTCTCTGCCTCCCTTGGTTTGATGCTCATGATACAGTACACTGGCAAAACGTTATCCAAAAAAGCAACTGCCGCACTTTTTGTGGTTCCTTCCATTACCTTGATCATGGTGGCAACCAATGACTTTCATCACCTTTTCTATAAAAGGGTATGGCTGAGAGAAAACAGTGCCGTGCCTCTGATGGATATTACCATTGGGCAATGGTACGTGGTTCACGGAGCTTTCACCTTTTCCTGTCTGTTATGTGCCTGCCTGATTCTCATTAAACAGTGGAAACACACCAAAAAAATGTATCGTCGACAACTACTCACACTGATTACCTCACAGATCATTCCGATGGTAGCTGCTTTTGTCTATTTGCTAGGTCTGACTCCTAATGGAATGGACCCCGTCCCGGTTCTCATGTGTCTTACATCTGCAATGTACATATGGGCTATCCTGTCTTCTCGTCTTCTAACCATCGTGCCTATTGCCAAGGATCATATCTTTGAAAGCATGCGTGAAGGTGTTATCGTGCTGGATAGCTCCCATCGGCTCGTCGATTATAATAAGTCTTTGCGTGATATGCTGCCAGAGCTTGGATTAAGCATGGTGGGCCAGCATCTGAACGATATTTGGCATTCGCTGGGCGGAGGGCCTTTCCCCGTGGAATATGATCGAGAAGGTCTGCAAAAGGATTTGTACTGGCAGTTGAAAGGCGAAACGGTCTGTTACCAAGTCAGAACATCTTATGTTTATAACAAGGATGGACAGACCGTCGGCACTCTGATTATGCTGATTGATATTACCGAGCAGCGTTTCCTGCAAGAACAACTGAAACAAATGGCTTATTTCGATGGCCTCACCAAAATATACAACCGGACACAATTTTTGCACAAAGGCCGGGAAATTTTGAGTGAAGCCCAGCTTAACTTGCGGCCCGCGGCCTTTATTTTATTTGACATTGATTATTTCAAAAGGATTAACGACACCTACGGACATGATGTGGGCGACCAGGCCATCATTCATGTGGTCTCTGTGTGTAATCGTTATCTCAGTCCGGAGATGCTGTTCGCTCGTTATGGGGGAGAGGAGTTCGTAATAGCTGTGCCCCATGCAACGCTTAAGGATGGCGAGCAGCTTGCCGAGAAATTGCGCGTTGCACTGCTCCACAATCCGCTGGATGTACAAGACATTCGTATTCCACTAACTTCTAGCTTCGGGGTCGCACAATACAATGGAGGTTCAGATTCATTGGAGTCCTTGCTGCGCGATGCCGATACAGCCCTTTACGAGTCCAAGCGTAACGGGAGAAACACCGTTTTCGCCCATGCGCTCAGCTTGAGTTAA
- a CDS encoding SDR family oxidoreductase, which produces MSTDTQNKKTMPPQQQNQRPGIESEMHPKPEFEKPEYKAAGKLLDKVALITGGDSGIGRAVAVTYAKEGADVAIVYLSEHQDAEETKRQVEQEGRKCILIAGDIGDVAFAKKSVQQTVDQLGKLDIVVNNAAEQHPQQQIEDITPEQLERTFRTNIFGMFYITQAALPHLKKGSTIINTTSITAYRGNPTLIDYSSTKGAITSFTRSLSMNVVEKGIRVNAVAPGPIWTPLIPSTFDEKKVSEFGATQPMKRPGQPDELAPAYVYLASDDSSYVSGQVMHINGGEVVNG; this is translated from the coding sequence ATGTCAACGGATACACAAAACAAAAAGACGATGCCACCCCAACAACAGAATCAGCGTCCTGGGATTGAATCGGAGATGCACCCCAAGCCGGAGTTTGAGAAACCTGAATATAAAGCAGCCGGCAAATTGCTGGATAAGGTTGCATTGATTACGGGTGGAGACAGTGGAATTGGACGTGCTGTTGCCGTTACGTATGCAAAAGAGGGTGCCGATGTAGCGATTGTATACCTGAGTGAACATCAGGATGCAGAAGAGACGAAGCGCCAGGTTGAACAGGAAGGACGCAAATGCATACTGATTGCCGGAGACATTGGTGATGTCGCATTTGCCAAGAAATCGGTACAGCAGACGGTGGATCAACTGGGCAAGCTGGATATTGTCGTGAACAATGCAGCAGAGCAGCATCCACAGCAGCAGATAGAAGATATTACGCCAGAACAGCTGGAACGTACGTTCCGCACAAATATCTTTGGCATGTTTTATATTACACAGGCTGCCCTGCCACATCTTAAGAAAGGCAGTACGATCATCAATACGACGTCCATCACCGCATATCGCGGTAATCCAACGTTGATCGATTATTCCTCGACGAAAGGAGCAATCACTTCATTTACGCGCTCCTTGTCGATGAACGTGGTTGAGAAGGGCATTCGTGTGAATGCCGTTGCTCCAGGGCCGATATGGACACCGCTCATACCATCCACGTTTGATGAGAAAAAGGTGAGTGAATTTGGCGCTACTCAGCCGATGAAACGTCCAGGTCAACCGGATGAATTGGCTCCGGCTTACGTATATCTCGCTTCTGATGATTCGTCCTACGTGAGTGGACAGGTCATGCATATCAATGGCGGCGAAGTGGTTAACGGATAG
- the pnpS gene encoding two-component system histidine kinase PnpS, which translates to MRPFRIRLAIIMMVLIGISVIVAGYTMGRVFKTTHINALEQTMVREINLLKATFPFHDATDPTNAETQKYYSDRAVELDRLTDSRVTFINKDGTVIGDSESDPNTMDNHLNRQEIKEAGEQNYGHSIRYSETLGQDMLYVALPVNSDQSDMIELTNGKFDGYIRLSMSLEAVDQGLQQGWILMFFTLGLLFLIVALVSYRVARGLTSPIEHITKVAHRITKLDYDARVDVTRNDEIGQLGLAINGMADSLQMQLKTIRDNEALLQSVLANMTGGIVMIDAGQSIALVNREAERMLGIQADRVTGKPYIELKRHYELTRTIEESVAMREPMHEEVSVFNPVEKLIRIDGVPMSEDDGAYRGMLFLLQDVTAIRSLETMRSEFVANVSHELKTPVAAVKGFAETLLSGGVQDKETERSFLQIIYDEGDRLNRLIGDILELSKIESKRAPLQCSPVHVHSFFEMVLGTLSKVAEKKDIRLEMNVPEELYIEADEDKMKQIFINLLSNGINYTPEGGRVKLQVMVEHNEDTEQVVFAVSDTGIGIPKKDLPRIFERFYRVDKGRSRNSGGTGLGLSIVKHLVELHHGKLSVESELGMGTTFRVILPFIQDEEI; encoded by the coding sequence ATGAGACCGTTCCGAATTCGCCTTGCCATCATCATGATGGTGCTGATCGGTATCTCCGTCATAGTAGCGGGTTATACGATGGGCAGAGTGTTTAAGACTACCCACATTAATGCACTGGAGCAAACGATGGTGCGTGAGATCAATTTGCTGAAAGCCACATTCCCGTTTCATGATGCAACCGATCCGACGAATGCAGAGACACAGAAATATTACTCGGACCGGGCTGTTGAGTTGGATCGGCTGACGGATTCACGGGTAACCTTTATTAACAAAGATGGAACGGTCATTGGCGATTCGGAGAGCGATCCCAATACGATGGATAATCACTTGAACCGTCAGGAGATTAAAGAAGCCGGTGAGCAAAATTATGGTCATTCCATTCGTTATAGTGAAACATTGGGGCAGGACATGCTGTATGTGGCGCTTCCTGTGAATTCGGATCAAAGCGACATGATCGAGTTAACCAATGGAAAATTTGACGGGTACATCAGGCTGTCCATGAGCCTTGAGGCTGTGGATCAAGGTCTTCAGCAGGGCTGGATTTTGATGTTTTTCACCTTGGGACTTCTGTTCCTGATTGTAGCACTGGTCAGTTATAGGGTTGCACGAGGATTAACGTCACCCATTGAACATATTACGAAGGTGGCACATCGGATCACCAAGCTGGATTATGATGCGAGAGTGGATGTAACTCGAAATGACGAGATTGGCCAACTGGGACTTGCTATTAATGGAATGGCAGACAGCCTTCAGATGCAGCTGAAAACGATCAGGGATAATGAAGCACTACTGCAAAGTGTCCTGGCCAATATGACAGGCGGAATTGTCATGATTGATGCAGGCCAATCCATTGCGCTGGTCAACCGGGAAGCGGAGCGTATGCTTGGCATTCAGGCAGACCGGGTGACTGGCAAGCCGTATATTGAATTGAAGCGGCATTATGAGCTGACCCGAACCATTGAAGAAAGTGTTGCCATGCGGGAGCCCATGCACGAAGAAGTAAGTGTATTCAACCCGGTGGAAAAATTGATTCGTATTGACGGGGTACCCATGTCAGAAGATGATGGTGCGTATCGGGGCATGCTATTCCTCCTCCAGGACGTAACAGCGATCCGCAGTCTGGAGACGATGCGCAGTGAGTTCGTAGCTAATGTATCTCATGAACTGAAGACTCCTGTGGCTGCAGTCAAAGGTTTTGCTGAAACACTTCTTAGTGGCGGGGTTCAGGATAAAGAAACAGAGCGTTCATTTTTACAGATCATATACGATGAGGGTGACAGGCTGAATCGATTAATTGGTGATATTCTGGAGTTGTCCAAAATTGAATCCAAACGTGCTCCGCTTCAGTGTTCACCTGTGCATGTGCATTCGTTCTTCGAGATGGTTCTGGGTACACTGTCCAAGGTGGCGGAGAAGAAAGATATTCGTCTGGAGATGAATGTTCCCGAGGAATTATATATTGAAGCTGACGAGGATAAGATGAAGCAAATTTTTATTAATTTGTTATCCAACGGCATTAACTATACCCCTGAGGGTGGACGGGTAAAATTACAAGTGATGGTTGAACATAACGAGGACACAGAACAGGTTGTATTTGCAGTTTCGGACACGGGGATTGGCATTCCAAAGAAAGATTTGCCGCGAATTTTTGAGCGTTTCTATCGGGTGGACAAAGGCAGATCCCGTAACTCGGGAGGTACCGGACTTGGACTTTCGATCGTTAAGCATCTCGTTGAGTTGCATCATGGCAAGCTGTCTGTTGAGAGTGAACTTGGCATGGGAACAACGTTCCGTGTTATTCTTCCATTCATTCAGGATGAGGAAATCTAG
- a CDS encoding methyl-accepting chemotaxis protein has product MPMLLEMKPDQREETIYTQEVIAARLGQEEKVAVTSRNQVHLRDYCRKVPMVGIHTTCGEAAGMLNKDQEYPCIVLCDDQMHPLGLLMRETLYKILNGRFAADLFYHKPISRISDSSPVIVDVGMDALGIIDIALSRSEKQFYDCLILTEEHKVLGVLTMRDVMSLSRRLQHKAGEERTHIIKDSRQEISGINDSITHLVQAAWNAGEEAQQIMKWSEQGEKSLLLVDASYNRVHQHMEGQRQHASEMLTSIETGAKMARSIRSLADQSGLLAMNASIEAAHAGEYGLGFQVVAGEIRALARQTREVAGNMSSLLENIGELTQQTVELVRASSAEIDDSSVHVTAGEMAFKQLSTSVEGMSRIAEGIATEGKKAGEMAEHINRKLQDMVTDS; this is encoded by the coding sequence ATGCCCATGTTGCTCGAAATGAAGCCTGATCAACGAGAAGAAACGATATATACGCAAGAGGTAATAGCAGCCAGATTGGGTCAAGAGGAAAAGGTAGCAGTTACTTCGAGAAATCAAGTTCACTTAAGGGACTATTGTCGTAAAGTTCCCATGGTTGGGATTCACACAACCTGTGGGGAAGCGGCTGGCATGCTAAATAAGGATCAGGAGTATCCCTGTATTGTATTATGTGACGATCAGATGCATCCGCTTGGTCTATTAATGCGGGAAACATTATACAAGATTTTGAATGGGCGCTTTGCTGCGGATTTGTTTTATCACAAGCCTATTTCGCGTATTTCTGATTCATCCCCAGTTATTGTAGATGTTGGCATGGATGCTTTAGGTATTATTGATATTGCTCTGTCTCGAAGTGAAAAGCAGTTCTACGATTGTTTAATCCTAACGGAAGAGCATAAAGTATTGGGCGTGCTTACGATGCGGGATGTGATGTCCTTGTCTCGCAGACTTCAGCACAAGGCTGGTGAAGAGCGTACACACATCATTAAAGACAGTCGGCAAGAAATTTCCGGAATTAATGATTCGATCACCCATCTCGTACAGGCTGCATGGAATGCAGGAGAAGAAGCCCAACAGATTATGAAATGGTCAGAGCAAGGGGAGAAGAGTCTGCTGCTGGTTGACGCTTCGTATAACCGCGTACATCAGCATATGGAAGGACAACGACAACATGCCAGTGAGATGTTGACTTCGATTGAAACAGGAGCCAAGATGGCGCGTTCCATTCGCTCTCTCGCAGATCAGAGTGGGTTGCTTGCCATGAATGCTTCAATTGAGGCGGCTCATGCGGGTGAGTATGGACTTGGGTTCCAGGTCGTCGCAGGTGAGATTCGTGCTCTGGCCAGACAAACCCGAGAGGTTGCGGGCAATATGTCTTCTTTGCTGGAGAATATAGGTGAATTGACTCAACAGACTGTGGAACTGGTTAGGGCAAGCTCAGCTGAAATCGACGACAGTTCGGTACATGTAACCGCAGGAGAGATGGCATTTAAACAACTGAGCACCTCAGTGGAAGGCATGTCCCGCATTGCAGAGGGGATTGCCACCGAAGGCAAGAAAGCCGGAGAAATGGCGGAACATATTAACAGGAAGCTTCAGGATATGGTAACTGATTCGTAA
- the citZ gene encoding citrate synthase — protein sequence MTATKGLEGIVATTSSISSIVDGVLTYRGYDIDDLAENASFEEVAYLLWFGKLPTTDELKSLRKSLSDYAPIPSELIAQIQLYPKNMSTMAALRSAVSALALYDEQADEMTAEANENKAVKLQAQLPTIVAAIARIRQGKEPVTPKEGASIAENFLYMMTGEEPSETAVKALDQALVLHADHELNASTFAARVTVATLSDIYSGVTSAIGALKGPLHGGANEAVMKMLNEIGTPDRLEAAIQEKLNNREKIMGFGHRVYKNGDPRAKHLQKMSKELGEMNNDTRLYEMSVKIEELVTGQKGLKPNVDFYSASVYTQLGIEEVLFTPIFAISRVSGWTAHILEQLADNRIIRPRAEYTGPTDQKYVSIELR from the coding sequence ATGACAGCTACCAAAGGTCTGGAAGGCATCGTTGCAACAACCTCTTCGATCAGCTCTATTGTAGACGGTGTGCTCACATACCGTGGTTACGATATTGATGATCTGGCTGAAAACGCAAGCTTTGAAGAAGTGGCCTATTTGCTTTGGTTTGGTAAATTGCCGACTACGGATGAACTGAAATCCCTTCGGAAAAGCCTGAGCGATTACGCGCCGATTCCGAGCGAGTTGATTGCACAAATCCAATTGTATCCGAAAAACATGAGTACCATGGCAGCACTGCGTTCAGCAGTATCCGCACTGGCTCTGTATGATGAACAGGCTGATGAAATGACAGCAGAAGCGAATGAAAACAAAGCAGTTAAGCTGCAAGCGCAGCTGCCAACGATTGTTGCAGCCATAGCCCGTATCCGTCAGGGCAAAGAACCTGTGACTCCAAAAGAAGGCGCTTCCATCGCGGAAAACTTTTTATATATGATGACGGGTGAAGAACCATCCGAGACGGCTGTTAAAGCTCTTGATCAGGCTCTGGTCCTTCATGCGGATCATGAGTTGAATGCTTCTACATTTGCAGCCCGTGTAACGGTAGCCACATTATCTGACATCTATTCCGGTGTAACTTCAGCTATTGGCGCATTGAAGGGGCCATTGCATGGTGGCGCAAACGAAGCCGTTATGAAGATGTTGAATGAGATTGGTACACCTGATCGTCTGGAGGCAGCTATTCAGGAAAAGTTGAATAACCGTGAGAAGATCATGGGCTTTGGACACCGTGTATACAAAAATGGAGACCCGCGTGCGAAACATCTGCAAAAGATGTCCAAGGAACTGGGAGAAATGAACAACGATACACGCCTGTACGAAATGTCAGTGAAGATCGAAGAACTGGTGACAGGACAAAAAGGTCTGAAACCAAATGTAGATTTCTATTCCGCTTCCGTATATACCCAATTGGGTATTGAAGAGGTACTGTTCACACCGATCTTTGCGATTAGTCGGGTATCAGGTTGGACCGCTCATATTCTGGAACAACTTGCAGATAACCGTATTATTCGTCCGCGTGCCGAGTATACAGGTCCAACAGATCAAAAGTACGTTTCGATTGAACTTCGCTAA
- a CDS encoding response regulator transcription factor, translating to MAQRLLVIEDEPTLSRLLTYNLTQEGYDVIAEDHGSAGYDRALSQEFDLILLDLMLPGMNGLDILNKLRIQGVSTPVIILTAKNGEAEVVQGLKSGADDYITKPFGVSELLARVDAVLRRYSNGEDLPQPEDKDGSRIILGELEIYPLKYEVTLGGQSISLRPKEFEVLLYLAKKPGVVLTRDDLMNAVWGFDYIGGQRTVDVHVSSLRKKLELDPESVHIDSIRGVGYKLVVKRKTPHHSS from the coding sequence ATGGCGCAGCGTTTGCTCGTTATTGAAGATGAACCAACATTATCAAGATTGCTTACGTACAACCTGACACAAGAGGGATATGATGTTATTGCTGAAGATCATGGATCTGCGGGATATGACAGGGCTTTGTCCCAAGAATTTGATCTGATTTTGCTGGATCTGATGCTTCCAGGAATGAATGGTCTGGACATTCTGAACAAGTTACGAATTCAGGGTGTCAGCACACCCGTTATTATTTTGACAGCCAAAAATGGTGAAGCCGAGGTTGTACAAGGTCTGAAATCAGGTGCTGATGATTATATCACCAAGCCGTTTGGTGTATCCGAATTGCTCGCCAGAGTGGATGCGGTGTTAAGACGTTATTCGAATGGTGAAGATCTGCCACAACCCGAGGACAAAGACGGTTCCCGGATTATACTGGGGGAACTGGAGATTTATCCATTGAAATATGAAGTTACACTGGGTGGACAATCCATTAGTTTACGTCCCAAGGAGTTTGAAGTTCTGCTCTATCTTGCCAAGAAACCCGGTGTTGTACTCACACGGGATGATCTGATGAATGCGGTCTGGGGCTTCGATTATATCGGAGGTCAACGAACGGTGGACGTTCACGTCAGTTCATTACGGAAGAAGCTGGAGCTGGACCCGGAATCGGTTCATATCGATTCCATTCGCGGTGTAGGTTATAAATTGGTTGTGAAAAGAAAAACTCCCCATCATTCAAGCTAA
- the icd gene encoding NADP-dependent isocitrate dehydrogenase, protein MKLEKFAHPTEGEKIQIDNGTLQVPNNPIIPFIEGDGTGRDIWKASKRVLDAAVEKAYDGNKKIAWYEVFAGEKAFNTYGEWLPNDTLEAIREYIVAIKGPLTTPIGGGIRSLNVALRQELDLYTCLRPVRYFDGVPSPVKRPELVDMVIFRENTEDIYAGIEYAEGTEEVKKVIQFLQQEMGANKIRFPETSGIGIKPVSSEGSKRLVRAAVQYAIDHNRKSVTLVHKGNIMKFTEGAFKNWGYEVAEEEFADKVFTWAQYDIIKEKDGTDAANAAQKAAEDAGKIIVKDAIADIALQQVLTRPGEFDVIATLNLNGDYLSDALAAQVGGIGIAPGANINYVTGHAIFEATHGTAPKYADKDVVNPGSVILSGVMLLEHLGWQEAANLIYKGMETSINNKTVTYDFARLMDGATEVKCSEFADQIIKNL, encoded by the coding sequence ATGAAATTAGAAAAATTTGCTCATCCAACTGAAGGCGAAAAAATTCAAATTGATAACGGTACACTGCAAGTACCTAATAACCCGATCATTCCATTTATCGAAGGTGACGGTACAGGTCGTGATATCTGGAAAGCTTCCAAGCGTGTATTGGATGCAGCTGTTGAAAAAGCATACGATGGCAACAAAAAAATCGCATGGTACGAGGTGTTTGCTGGCGAGAAAGCATTCAATACATACGGGGAGTGGCTGCCAAACGACACACTTGAAGCCATTCGCGAGTATATCGTAGCGATTAAAGGACCACTGACTACGCCAATCGGCGGCGGAATTCGTTCCCTTAACGTGGCACTGCGTCAAGAACTTGACTTGTACACTTGCTTGCGTCCTGTACGTTACTTCGATGGTGTACCTTCTCCGGTTAAACGTCCTGAGCTGGTAGATATGGTCATTTTCCGTGAGAACACGGAAGATATCTATGCAGGTATCGAGTATGCAGAAGGTACCGAAGAAGTGAAAAAAGTGATCCAGTTCCTGCAACAGGAGATGGGTGCAAACAAAATCCGTTTCCCTGAAACTTCCGGTATTGGTATCAAACCGGTTTCCTCTGAAGGTTCCAAACGTCTGGTACGCGCAGCAGTGCAATATGCCATCGACCACAACCGTAAGAGCGTTACATTGGTACACAAAGGCAATATCATGAAATTTACGGAAGGTGCCTTCAAAAACTGGGGTTATGAAGTTGCTGAAGAAGAGTTCGCTGACAAAGTGTTCACTTGGGCACAATACGATATCATCAAGGAAAAAGACGGTACGGATGCAGCAAATGCAGCTCAAAAAGCAGCTGAAGATGCTGGCAAAATCATCGTGAAAGATGCAATTGCCGATATCGCTCTGCAACAAGTACTGACTCGTCCAGGCGAGTTCGATGTAATCGCAACGTTGAACCTGAACGGTGACTATCTGTCCGATGCACTTGCTGCACAAGTTGGTGGAATTGGTATCGCTCCAGGAGCGAACATCAACTATGTAACAGGACATGCCATCTTTGAAGCTACACACGGTACTGCACCAAAATATGCGGACAAAGACGTCGTGAACCCTGGTTCTGTTATTCTGTCCGGTGTTATGTTGCTTGAGCACTTGGGATGGCAAGAAGCAGCTAACCTGATCTACAAAGGTATGGAAACATCCATTAACAATAAAACTGTTACCTATGACTTTGCACGTCTGATGGACGGCGCTACTGAAGTGAAATGTTCTGAATTTGCTGATCAAATCATTAAAAACCTGTAA